The proteins below are encoded in one region of Tolumonas auensis DSM 9187:
- the orn gene encoding oligoribonuclease encodes MSQNEQNLIWLDMEMTGLEPETDRILEIAMIVTDKELNVLAEGPVLAIHQSDDVLAGMDEWNTRTHGESGLVDRVRASECDEAKAVATCLTFIREWVPEGKSPMCGNSIGQDRRFMVRYMPELEKYFHYRNIDVSTIKELVSRWKPEIMDEFTKTGTHQALDDIRESIAEMQFYRKRVFTI; translated from the coding sequence ATGAGCCAAAATGAACAGAATCTGATCTGGTTAGACATGGAAATGACCGGTCTGGAACCAGAAACAGACCGTATTCTGGAAATAGCCATGATTGTCACGGACAAAGAACTGAATGTGCTCGCAGAAGGACCGGTACTGGCGATCCATCAGTCGGATGATGTATTAGCAGGAATGGATGAGTGGAATACCCGTACGCATGGTGAGTCAGGCCTGGTTGATCGTGTTCGTGCCAGTGAATGCGATGAGGCAAAGGCGGTAGCCACTTGTCTGACGTTCATCCGGGAATGGGTACCTGAAGGCAAATCACCAATGTGTGGTAACAGCATAGGGCAGGACCGCCGTTTTATGGTGCGCTATATGCCCGAGCTGGAGAAATACTTTCATTACCGCAACATTGATGTCAGCACGATTAAAGAGCTGGTGAGTCGCTGGAAACCGGAAATTATGGATGAATTTACCAAAACCGGCACCCATCAGGCACTGGACGATATTCGCGAGTCAATTGCGGAAATGCAGTTCTATCGTAAGCGGGTGTTTACAATTTAA
- the rsgA gene encoding small ribosomal subunit biogenesis GTPase RsgA, producing the protein MAKKPKLSHGQQRRVNANHQRRLQKPVTDVDDSLLGPALEGLVISRFGKHADIEDSNGEIHRCNMRRTIESVVTGDHVIWRAGSEALQGISGVVEAVRPRQSVLTRPDFYDGIKPVAANIDQIVIVSAVLPEFSTNIVDRYLVAAEHVEIPPLLVLNKIDLLDDISREQLERKLDIYRNLGYPLLNVSCETEHGLDELQAQLKDKVSVFVGQSGVGKSSLINALHPHAKAVIGEISGQSGLGQHTTTTARLYHFASGGMLIDSPGIREFSLWHLENERVTWCFKEFRDYLGGCKFRDCKHGSDPGCLIREAVEQGKISAERYHNYHRILESMQDARNMRHVSRE; encoded by the coding sequence GTGGCGAAAAAACCAAAACTCAGTCATGGCCAGCAGCGCCGGGTAAATGCGAATCACCAGCGACGATTACAAAAACCAGTGACCGATGTTGATGACAGCCTTTTAGGTCCGGCACTGGAAGGGCTGGTGATCAGTCGTTTCGGTAAGCACGCCGATATTGAAGACAGTAACGGTGAAATCCATCGCTGCAACATGCGCCGTACCATAGAAAGTGTGGTTACCGGCGATCATGTGATCTGGCGGGCAGGCAGCGAGGCCTTACAGGGGATCAGTGGTGTCGTGGAAGCGGTACGCCCACGCCAGTCTGTCCTCACCCGGCCAGACTTTTATGACGGGATTAAGCCGGTTGCTGCCAATATCGATCAGATCGTGATTGTCTCTGCGGTATTGCCTGAATTTTCTACCAATATAGTTGATCGTTATCTGGTCGCAGCCGAGCATGTGGAGATCCCGCCTCTGCTGGTGCTGAATAAAATCGACTTGCTGGATGATATCTCCCGCGAGCAACTGGAAAGAAAGCTCGATATTTACCGCAATCTTGGTTATCCGCTGCTGAATGTCAGTTGTGAAACCGAACATGGTCTGGATGAATTACAGGCGCAGCTGAAAGACAAAGTCAGCGTGTTCGTCGGACAATCCGGCGTTGGCAAGTCATCGCTTATCAATGCATTGCACCCTCATGCCAAAGCCGTCATAGGTGAAATATCCGGGCAGTCAGGTCTGGGGCAACACACCACTACTACGGCTCGTCTGTATCATTTTGCCAGCGGTGGTATGCTGATCGATTCTCCCGGCATTCGTGAGTTTTCACTCTGGCATCTGGAAAACGAGCGCGTTACCTGGTGTTTCAAAGAGTTCCGTGATTATCTGGGCGGCTGCAAATTCCGTGATTGTAAACACGGCAGTGATCCGGGTTGCCTGATTCGTGAAGCCGTGGAACAAGGCAAAATTTCAGCTGAGCGATATCACAATTATCACCGCATTCTGGAATCGATGCAGGATGCTCGAAATATGCGGCATGTCAGCCGCGAATAA
- the asd gene encoding archaetidylserine decarboxylase (Phosphatidylserine decarboxylase is synthesized as a single chain precursor. Generation of the pyruvoyl active site from a Ser is coupled to cleavage of a Gly-Ser bond between the larger (beta) and smaller (alpha chains). It is an integral membrane protein.): MKLLDMLKIATQYLLPKHAVSRLVGYLAAAEAGSLTTFLIKAFIKRFNINMSEAEFEDPAHYKTFNAFFTRQLKPGLRPVVAEEDSVALPVDGCISQLGDIKHGRIIQAKRHDFSARELLGGDKDLSEQFQNGKFATIYLSPRDYHRIHMPLDGELQSMVYIPGDLFSVNPLTAQNVPNLFARNERVACVFKTPYGPMALVLVGATIVASIETVWSGTVTPPTGKMVKRWDFHGNTPITLKKGEEMGLFKLGSTVVCLFPPEMLEFAGHLQADTETRMGEIFAKLNNSPTV; this comes from the coding sequence ATGAAATTGCTGGATATGCTGAAAATAGCAACCCAATATCTGTTACCGAAACATGCGGTGTCCCGACTGGTTGGTTATCTGGCGGCGGCTGAGGCCGGCTCGCTGACTACTTTCCTGATCAAAGCATTCATCAAACGTTTTAATATCAACATGAGTGAAGCCGAATTCGAAGATCCGGCTCACTATAAAACCTTTAATGCTTTCTTTACCCGTCAGCTAAAACCAGGCTTGCGTCCTGTTGTCGCCGAAGAAGATTCTGTCGCTTTACCCGTCGATGGTTGCATTAGTCAATTGGGTGATATTAAACACGGCCGTATAATTCAGGCTAAACGCCATGATTTCAGTGCACGGGAATTACTGGGCGGTGATAAAGATCTGTCTGAGCAATTTCAGAACGGTAAATTTGCCACTATTTATCTGTCCCCGCGCGATTACCACCGCATCCATATGCCGCTGGACGGCGAACTGCAAAGCATGGTGTATATTCCGGGCGACCTGTTTTCAGTTAATCCGCTGACGGCACAGAATGTTCCAAATCTGTTTGCCCGTAATGAACGTGTCGCCTGTGTATTTAAAACACCTTATGGTCCGATGGCGTTGGTACTGGTAGGTGCAACGATCGTAGCCAGCATCGAAACCGTCTGGTCAGGCACTGTTACCCCGCCAACCGGGAAAATGGTGAAACGCTGGGATTTCCATGGGAATACACCGATCACCCTGAAAAAAGGTGAAGAAATGGGGCTGTTCAAACTGGGCAGTACTGTGGTTTGTCTGTTCCCGCCAGAGATGCTGGAATTTGCCGGGCATCTGCAGGCTGACACTGAAACCCGCATGGGTGAAATATTTGCCAAGCTGAACAACTCACCAACAGTATAA
- the frdA gene encoding fumarate reductase (quinol) flavoprotein subunit, translated as MDIIKTDVAIVGAGGGGLRAAIAIAEKNPELEIALISKVYPMRSHTVAAEGGAAGVVRDDDSLENHFHDTVSGGDWLCEQDVVEYFVENATKELVQMEHWGCPWSRKEDGHVNVRAFGGMKIPRTWFAADKTGFHMLHTLFQTSIKYPSIKRFDEHFVLDLLVHDGRPQGVVCFDIQNGVTRIIQAKSVIIATGGGSRVYRFNTNGGIVTGDGMALAYRHGVPLRDMEFVQYHPTGLPGSGILMTEGCRGEGGILLNKDGYRYLQDYGLGPEIPVGETKNKYMELGPRDRLSQAFWQEQQRGRTIESPFGDIVHLDLRHLGEKKLLERLPFICELSRAYMGVDPVKEPIPVRPVVHYTMGGIETDCMGATRMPGLFAVGECASNGLHGANRLGSNSLCEIVVFGKVAGEQAALFAKQHSHIDSNILYRQGMEVVAKSMSLMENGGTENPADIRNEMGDAMESGVGIYRTAETMQNTIDKLKELKERYKRVRVADKSSVFNTDWLYTIELGFLLDVAESVAHSAIQRKESRGSHQRIDGYEERDDVNYLKHSLAFRNENGAPTIEYSDVKITKSQPAKRVYGSEAEKGAK; from the coding sequence GTGGACATTATCAAGACCGATGTCGCGATTGTCGGAGCAGGAGGCGGTGGATTACGAGCTGCGATTGCAATTGCAGAAAAAAATCCCGAGCTGGAAATAGCCCTGATATCTAAAGTTTATCCGATGCGCAGTCATACTGTTGCAGCTGAAGGTGGTGCTGCAGGTGTGGTTCGTGATGATGACAGTCTCGAAAACCATTTCCACGATACGGTTTCTGGTGGTGACTGGCTGTGTGAGCAGGATGTCGTCGAATACTTCGTGGAAAATGCAACCAAAGAACTGGTGCAGATGGAACACTGGGGTTGCCCGTGGAGCAGAAAAGAGGACGGACATGTTAACGTGCGTGCCTTTGGTGGAATGAAGATTCCCCGGACCTGGTTTGCTGCGGATAAAACCGGCTTCCACATGCTGCACACGCTGTTCCAGACCTCCATTAAATACCCGTCGATCAAACGTTTTGATGAACATTTCGTACTCGATTTGTTAGTACATGATGGTCGTCCGCAGGGTGTGGTCTGTTTCGACATTCAAAATGGTGTGACTCGTATTATCCAAGCGAAATCCGTCATTATTGCAACCGGTGGTGGCAGCCGCGTTTATCGCTTCAACACCAATGGTGGCATTGTTACCGGTGATGGTATGGCACTGGCTTACCGTCATGGTGTACCACTGCGCGATATGGAATTCGTTCAGTATCATCCAACCGGCTTACCCGGCTCGGGTATTCTGATGACCGAAGGCTGTCGTGGTGAAGGCGGCATTCTGCTGAACAAAGACGGTTACCGTTATCTGCAGGATTATGGTTTAGGCCCGGAAATTCCGGTCGGTGAAACCAAAAACAAATACATGGAGTTAGGTCCACGCGACCGTTTGTCTCAAGCCTTCTGGCAGGAACAACAACGCGGCCGCACGATAGAATCGCCATTCGGTGATATCGTGCATCTGGATCTGCGCCATCTCGGCGAGAAGAAACTGCTGGAACGTCTGCCATTCATTTGCGAGCTGTCTCGAGCCTATATGGGCGTTGATCCGGTTAAAGAGCCGATCCCGGTTCGCCCCGTGGTTCACTACACCATGGGCGGTATCGAAACTGACTGCATGGGCGCAACCCGCATGCCGGGTCTGTTTGCCGTTGGCGAATGTGCGTCGAATGGTCTGCATGGCGCTAACCGTTTAGGCTCAAACTCCCTGTGTGAAATTGTGGTATTCGGTAAAGTCGCCGGTGAACAAGCAGCCTTGTTTGCCAAACAACATAGTCATATCGACAGCAACATTCTTTATCGCCAGGGTATGGAAGTCGTTGCAAAATCGATGTCTCTGATGGAAAACGGTGGCACAGAAAACCCGGCGGATATCCGCAATGAGATGGGTGATGCCATGGAAAGCGGCGTGGGTATCTACCGTACCGCTGAAACAATGCAAAACACCATTGATAAGCTGAAAGAGCTGAAAGAGCGCTATAAACGCGTTCGTGTGGCGGATAAATCATCGGTCTTTAACACCGACTGGCTCTACACCATCGAATTAGGTTTCCTGCTTGATGTGGCAGAATCCGTGGCGCATTCCGCCATTCAACGGAAAGAATCACGCGGTTCACACCAGCGCATTGATGGTTATGAAGAGCGTGATGATGTGAATTATCTGAAACACTCATTGGCTTTCCGCAATGAAAATGGTGCTCCGACCATTGAGTACAGTGATGTCAAAATTACCAAGTCACAGCCAGCAAAACGCGTGTATGGCTCAGAAGCAGAGAAAGGAGCGAAATAA
- a CDS encoding succinate dehydrogenase/fumarate reductase iron-sulfur subunit, translated as MAEIMEIEVLRYRPEEDNEPWTQRYQVPFTHEMSILEALTHIKDHIDSTLSYRWSCRMAICGSCGMMVNGKPKLGCKTFLRDYISEGKIRLEPLANFPIERDLVVDMSDFMQKLEKIKPYIIPKEEKNLCDGEYLQTPKQLAQYKQFSQCINCGLCYAACPQYALKPEFLGPAAIALLYRYNEDSRDGAKEERMKLIHQESGVWSCTFVGFCSEVCPKGVDPAAAIQLYKAESAKDYVIAMFKPED; from the coding sequence ATGGCTGAGATCATGGAGATTGAAGTATTACGGTATCGTCCTGAAGAGGATAACGAACCGTGGACCCAGCGTTATCAGGTGCCGTTTACCCATGAAATGTCGATCCTGGAAGCACTGACACATATCAAGGATCACATTGACTCAACCCTGAGTTACCGCTGGTCTTGCCGCATGGCCATTTGTGGCTCTTGCGGCATGATGGTGAATGGTAAGCCAAAACTGGGCTGCAAAACCTTCCTGCGTGATTACATCAGTGAAGGCAAAATTCGCCTGGAACCACTGGCAAATTTCCCTATCGAGCGCGATCTCGTGGTGGATATGTCCGATTTCATGCAGAAATTGGAAAAAATTAAGCCTTACATCATCCCGAAAGAAGAAAAAAATCTTTGCGATGGTGAATACCTGCAGACGCCAAAACAGCTCGCGCAATACAAGCAATTCTCACAGTGCATTAACTGTGGTTTGTGTTACGCCGCCTGCCCACAGTATGCACTGAAACCGGAATTCCTCGGCCCGGCTGCGATTGCCCTGCTCTATCGTTACAACGAAGACAGTCGTGATGGTGCCAAGGAAGAGAGAATGAAACTCATACATCAGGAATCCGGCGTCTGGAGCTGCACTTTTGTCGGTTTCTGTTCTGAAGTTTGTCCGAAAGGCGTCGATCCTGCTGCGGCTATTCAGCTCTACAAGGCAGAAAGCGCGAAAGATTACGTCATCGCTATGTTTAAGCCGGAGGACTAA
- the frdD gene encoding fumarate reductase subunit FrdD has translation MKRSDEPIYWLLFGAGGVVAAVLLPVLILISGLMVPLGILDADTLSYEKMHALATSWWGAPILLAVIALPIYHAMHRIYHGLHDLGIHPTKFLHYLLYGFAFLVSVAALTLLVQIH, from the coding sequence ATGAAACGTTCTGATGAACCCATTTACTGGTTATTGTTTGGTGCCGGTGGCGTCGTTGCTGCAGTGCTACTGCCTGTGCTGATCCTGATCTCTGGTCTGATGGTACCGCTGGGCATACTTGATGCCGACACACTGAGCTACGAGAAAATGCATGCACTGGCGACTTCATGGTGGGGAGCCCCCATTCTGTTAGCCGTTATTGCCTTACCTATCTACCATGCGATGCACCGCATTTATCATGGATTGCATGATTTGGGCATTCACCCTACCAAATTTCTGCATTACCTGCTCTATGGCTTTGCGTTTCTGGTATCTGTGGCCGCGTTAACACTACTGGTACAGATCCATTAA
- a CDS encoding GMP reductase gives MRIEEDLKLGFKDVLFRPKRSTLSSRSQVELHREFRFRHTQTSWRGVPIIAANMDTVGTFAMAKALASFDVMTAIHKHYTEQEWQTFVQNSSDPLLQYCMVSTGTSNNDFLKLQRILALSPALRFICVDVANGYSEHFADFVKIVRETFPQHVICAGNVVTGEMVEELILSGADIVKVGIGPGSVCTTRVKTGVGYPQLSAIIECADAAHGLGGQIVGDGGCTCPGDVAKAFGGGADFVMLGGMLAAHEESGGNKFERDGKTFMRFYGMSSSTAMEQHAGGIAHYRASEGKTVELPFRGPVSATIQDILGGVRSTCTYVGAAKLKELTKRTTFIRVSEQENPVYGQE, from the coding sequence ATGCGTATCGAAGAAGATCTGAAACTCGGTTTTAAGGATGTCCTGTTCCGCCCGAAACGCTCTACTCTGAGCAGCCGCTCCCAAGTTGAATTACACCGTGAATTCCGTTTCCGACATACCCAGACCAGCTGGCGAGGTGTACCGATCATCGCCGCCAATATGGATACCGTGGGAACGTTTGCCATGGCCAAAGCACTGGCCAGCTTCGATGTCATGACAGCGATTCACAAACATTATACTGAACAGGAATGGCAGACTTTCGTACAAAACAGCAGTGATCCTTTATTGCAGTATTGTATGGTTTCTACCGGCACATCGAATAATGACTTCCTGAAGCTGCAACGCATTCTGGCGTTATCACCTGCTTTGCGTTTTATTTGCGTCGATGTAGCCAATGGTTACTCTGAGCATTTCGCTGACTTTGTGAAAATAGTCCGTGAAACTTTCCCGCAACATGTTATTTGTGCCGGTAATGTCGTCACCGGGGAAATGGTGGAAGAGCTGATCCTGTCCGGTGCTGATATTGTCAAAGTTGGTATCGGTCCGGGTTCAGTTTGTACAACCCGCGTTAAAACCGGTGTGGGCTATCCGCAACTTTCCGCCATTATCGAATGTGCCGATGCCGCGCATGGTCTGGGCGGGCAGATTGTGGGTGATGGCGGCTGTACCTGCCCCGGGGATGTAGCCAAAGCATTCGGTGGTGGTGCGGATTTTGTGATGCTGGGTGGCATGCTGGCAGCACATGAAGAGTCCGGCGGTAACAAATTCGAGCGCGACGGGAAAACGTTCATGCGCTTTTACGGCATGAGTTCATCCACCGCGATGGAACAACACGCTGGCGGTATTGCGCATTACCGGGCTTCAGAAGGAAAAACCGTTGAACTGCCTTTCCGTGGACCGGTATCCGCTACCATTCAGGATATTCTGGGTGGTGTCCGTTCTACCTGCACTTATGTCGGCGCAGCCAAGCTTAAAGAACTGACCAAACGCACGACTTTTATTCGTGTCAGTGAACAGGAAAATCCGGTTTACGGACAGGAATAA
- a CDS encoding AEC family transporter, translated as MQTVSFLFFNIILPIFIPIIAGYLLQRKFPLNVATLTKIQFYIFIPALLFTTIYQTELNSALLRDLILANLVLFVLLWAVCLICARLMKLDAGKRSAFINSVCFYNSGNYCIPLIQLMYHTPFAFSIQIIVMLIQQLLTNTVGVMNTSSANRSWKGALLENFRMPMTYAVLIALLCRWLSIDVPKPLWTSFELMAQGLVPTALITLGAQLASTHLYLRNFRVLVSNAMRLLVGPLLAAAVCWMWGISGVVAQVMVICAAAPSAVNTVLLAIEYRSDPEFASQTVFLSTLLSALTMPVVIALVQYL; from the coding sequence ATGCAAACAGTCAGTTTCTTGTTTTTTAATATTATCCTGCCGATTTTTATCCCAATCATTGCTGGTTATCTGCTGCAACGGAAGTTTCCGCTTAATGTTGCTACGCTGACCAAGATCCAGTTTTATATTTTTATTCCGGCCTTGCTGTTTACTACCATCTATCAAACGGAATTGAATAGTGCATTATTACGGGATCTGATCCTCGCTAATCTGGTGTTGTTTGTTTTATTGTGGGCAGTTTGTCTTATCTGTGCCCGTTTGATGAAACTGGATGCGGGTAAACGTAGTGCATTTATCAATTCTGTTTGTTTCTATAACAGTGGTAATTACTGTATTCCATTAATTCAGCTGATGTATCACACACCGTTTGCCTTCTCGATACAGATCATCGTGATGCTGATCCAGCAGTTGCTGACGAATACGGTAGGGGTGATGAATACCAGCAGTGCCAACCGTTCCTGGAAAGGCGCATTGCTGGAAAACTTCCGCATGCCCATGACCTATGCGGTACTGATTGCACTGCTGTGTCGCTGGCTGAGTATTGATGTGCCGAAGCCACTCTGGACCTCTTTTGAATTGATGGCGCAAGGGCTGGTGCCTACGGCACTGATCACCTTAGGGGCGCAATTAGCCAGCACGCATCTCTATCTGCGGAATTTCCGGGTGTTAGTGTCTAACGCTATGCGCTTACTGGTGGGACCTCTGCTGGCGGCTGCAGTTTGCTGGATGTGGGGGATCAGTGGGGTTGTGGCTCAGGTAATGGTGATTTGTGCCGCAGCACCATCAGCGGTAAATACCGTATTGCTGGCCATCGAATATCGTTCAGATCCGGAATTCGCCTCACAAACGGTGTTTTTATCCACCTTGCTGAGCGCATTAACCATGCCGGTGGTTATTGCGCTGGTACAATATCTGTAA
- the queE gene encoding 7-carboxy-7-deazaguanine synthase QueE — translation MMSNHYPINEIFQSIQGEGFFSGVPAIFVRLQGCKVGCSWCDTKHSWELDADNLIPVRQLFTDKKPKAGWSWLSPEEILSCFSAEEYTARHVVITGGEPCEYDLMVLSQTLIAHGYRVQIETSGTQPVQADDACWVTVSPKINMAGGYDVLPDVLLRANEIKHPVATAKHIAQLDALLAGIDTSEKVICLQPISQKSRATELAMKICIQRNWRLSVQLHKYLDIE, via the coding sequence ATGATGAGTAACCATTATCCCATCAATGAAATTTTCCAGAGCATCCAGGGCGAAGGCTTCTTCTCGGGTGTTCCGGCGATTTTTGTCCGTCTGCAAGGCTGCAAAGTAGGTTGTTCATGGTGTGACACCAAACATTCATGGGAATTGGATGCTGATAACCTCATCCCTGTCCGGCAATTATTTACTGATAAAAAACCGAAAGCTGGCTGGAGCTGGCTTAGCCCGGAAGAGATCCTTTCTTGTTTTTCTGCTGAAGAATACACAGCCAGACATGTTGTAATCACGGGTGGTGAACCTTGTGAATATGACCTGATGGTGTTGTCACAAACACTGATAGCACATGGTTATCGTGTTCAGATCGAAACCAGTGGTACACAACCTGTTCAGGCTGATGATGCGTGCTGGGTTACTGTATCACCCAAAATTAATATGGCTGGCGGTTACGATGTATTACCCGATGTATTGCTCAGAGCGAATGAAATTAAACATCCGGTCGCAACAGCAAAACATATTGCACAGTTGGATGCCTTGTTAGCCGGAATTGATACTTCAGAAAAAGTGATCTGTTTACAACCGATTAGTCAGAAGAGCCGTGCTACAGAATTAGCGATGAAAATCTGTATTCAACGGAACTGGCGTTTATCTGTGCAATTACATAAATATCTTGATATCGAATAA
- the rplI gene encoding 50S ribosomal protein L9 → MEVILLDKIAHLGDLGDKVVVKSGFARNYLFPQGKAVMATKDNLAAFEARRAELEAKLADVLAAAEARAAQLSALTNVTIATKAGDEGKLFGSVGTRDIADAITAAGVPVAKSEVRMPNGVLRSVGEYDIVVHLHTDVNTTVKVTVVAE, encoded by the coding sequence ATGGAAGTTATTCTGTTAGACAAAATCGCTCATCTGGGCGATCTGGGTGACAAAGTTGTTGTTAAGAGCGGTTTTGCTCGTAACTATTTGTTCCCGCAAGGCAAAGCTGTAATGGCTACTAAAGACAACCTGGCTGCTTTCGAAGCTCGCCGCGCTGAACTGGAAGCTAAACTGGCTGACGTTCTGGCTGCTGCTGAAGCTCGTGCTGCTCAGTTGTCTGCACTGACCAACGTAACTATCGCTACCAAAGCTGGTGACGAAGGTAAACTGTTTGGTTCAGTTGGTACCCGTGATATCGCTGATGCGATCACTGCTGCCGGTGTTCCAGTTGCTAAGAGCGAAGTTCGCATGCCGAACGGTGTTCTGCGCAGCGTTGGTGAATACGACATCGTTGTTCACCTGCACACTGATGTAAACACCACTGTTAAAGTGACTGTTGTTGCTGAATAA
- the rpsR gene encoding 30S ribosomal protein S18 produces the protein MSRFFRRRKFCRFTAERVTEIDYKDTVTLKNYITESGKIVPSRITGTRAKYQRQLARAIKRARYLALLPYTDLHNK, from the coding sequence ATGTCACGTTTTTTCCGTCGTCGTAAGTTCTGCCGTTTCACTGCTGAACGTGTAACCGAGATCGATTACAAAGATACCGTTACTCTGAAAAACTACATCACTGAATCTGGCAAGATCGTACCAAGCCGTATCACTGGTACCCGTGCTAAATATCAGCGTCAACTGGCACGTGCCATCAAACGTGCTCGTTACCTGGCTCTGCTGCCGTATACCGATCTGCATAACAAGTAA
- the rpsF gene encoding 30S ribosomal protein S6 produces MRHYEIVFMVHPDQSEQVPGMIERYTGAIKAAGGTIHRLEDWGRRQLAYPIDKLHKAHYVLMNVEAEQSVIDELENNFRFNDAVIRNMIMRTKHAVTEASPMLKAREERPRREDVREEAEEAAE; encoded by the coding sequence ATGCGTCACTACGAAATCGTATTCATGGTTCATCCGGACCAGAGCGAACAGGTTCCAGGCATGATCGAACGTTACACCGGTGCTATCAAAGCTGCTGGTGGTACAATCCATCGTCTGGAAGATTGGGGTCGTCGTCAACTGGCTTACCCAATCGACAAACTGCACAAAGCTCACTATGTTCTGATGAACGTAGAAGCTGAGCAGAGCGTTATCGACGAACTGGAAAATAACTTCCGTTTCAACGACGCGGTTATCCGCAACATGATCATGCGCACTAAGCACGCTGTGACTGAAGCATCTCCGATGCTGAAAGCACGTGAAGAGCGTCCACGTCGTGAAGATGTGCGTGAAGAAGCTGAAGAAGCTGCTGAATAA
- the msrA gene encoding peptide-methionine (S)-S-oxide reductase MsrA, producing MHTRTRMVAPDEALTGRETPMLTEPLHYVKQVSMFPPYPAGLEVAHFAMGCFWGAERLFWIQPGVYVTAVGYQGGFTPNPTYDEVCSGATGHTESVRVVYDPAIISYATLLKLFWEQHDPAEGARQGNDIGTQYRSMIFTRTEQQQQLAIQTLERYQAAMRTNNDARTITTEITQEKAFYFAEQYHQQYLAKNPGGYCGLGGIGICLPEPDLS from the coding sequence ATGCATACACGAACCCGCATGGTGGCTCCGGATGAAGCATTAACAGGCCGTGAAACCCCCATGCTGACCGAACCTTTGCATTATGTGAAACAAGTCAGCATGTTCCCACCCTATCCGGCCGGACTGGAGGTTGCTCATTTTGCAATGGGCTGTTTCTGGGGAGCAGAGCGATTGTTCTGGATACAACCGGGGGTCTATGTGACTGCTGTCGGGTATCAGGGCGGCTTTACACCTAACCCAACCTATGACGAAGTCTGCAGCGGAGCTACCGGTCATACCGAAAGTGTCCGGGTGGTTTATGACCCAGCGATTATCAGTTATGCCACTTTACTGAAATTATTCTGGGAGCAGCACGATCCGGCAGAAGGGGCGCGTCAGGGTAATGATATCGGCACACAATATCGCTCGATGATTTTTACCCGGACAGAACAGCAACAACAGCTGGCAATCCAGACCCTGGAACGTTACCAGGCGGCGATGCGGACGAATAATGATGCCAGAACCATCACCACTGAAATTACGCAGGAAAAAGCGTTTTATTTTGCTGAACAATATCATCAGCAATATCTGGCTAAAAACCCAGGCGGATATTGTGGTCTGGGAGGAATCGGAATTTGTTTACCGGAGCCGGATCTATCCTGA